In a genomic window of Gloeothece verrucosa PCC 7822:
- a CDS encoding Mu transposase C-terminal domain-containing protein gives MTPRIAYEQGLILTGEREHRHIAYDENFILATYPTTSKSTAKIQAGRGIKLHYLYYWSEAFRNPEIEGTSVPVRYDPFDVSVAYAYVQGRWVKCISQYYSIFEGRTEKELVLAAQEMKQQAKLTNRKIVISALRLADFLHSVQKHEALLLQRLRDLEGKNVLNALALEPTTKSSVRLTSTQIFPLSSYDSPITFSEVKTQSIPPKVELSSLPIFEEYR, from the coding sequence GTGACACCCCGAATTGCTTATGAACAGGGGTTAATCTTAACAGGAGAGCGAGAACATCGACATATTGCCTATGATGAAAACTTTATCTTAGCTACTTATCCCACGACCTCTAAATCCACAGCTAAAATTCAAGCCGGTCGCGGAATTAAACTGCATTATCTCTACTATTGGAGTGAGGCTTTTCGTAACCCGGAAATTGAAGGAACTTCTGTGCCAGTCCGTTATGACCCCTTTGATGTTAGTGTCGCTTATGCTTATGTCCAAGGACGTTGGGTCAAGTGCATTTCTCAATACTACAGCATTTTTGAAGGGCGAACTGAAAAAGAACTTGTTTTAGCGGCACAAGAAATGAAGCAACAGGCAAAACTCACCAATAGAAAAATTGTTATTTCTGCGCTTCGTCTAGCCGATTTTCTGCATAGTGTGCAAAAACATGAAGCTTTGCTACTACAACGTTTGCGAGATCTTGAAGGGAAAAATGTTCTTAACGCGCTCGCTCTTGAGCCTACAACAAAATCCTCTGTTAGGCTAACATCAACCCAAATTTTCCCATTATCATCATACGATTCACCAATTACTTTCTCCGAGGTAAAAACCCAATCAATTCCCCCAAAAGTTGAGCTTTCTTCTTTGCCTATATTTGAGGAGTATCGCTAA
- a CDS encoding RNA-guided endonuclease InsQ/TnpB family protein, with translation MLIALKTQLKVNKTQRQLLARHAGAARFAWNWGLGLTRQILDHNRLNPEDKIKFPGKYDLDKWFVALVKPDNLWLYEISSICVGSALSHLRDAWGRCFNKISKPPRFKKKGRNDSFTLRQSIYVEHFRIKVPKIGWLKTYERLPQGANPKSVTISRKADRWFISFNIEVEPKITPKTSKIVGVDLGISALATLSTGQKFDNPRPYQKHQKKLSRMQWLNRRKKIGSIQWKRAQLKIARLHLKIGNIRKDTLHKATSYLSKNHAAVVIEDLNVKGMLANRKLSKAIADSGFYEFRRQLQYKCELYGSQLVVVDRFFPSSKTCSHCGEIKEDLTLKDRWFTCPDCGFFFDRDWNAAINLMKAGGSLVSAPGVVSADTTTLKG, from the coding sequence ATGTTGATCGCCCTTAAAACCCAACTCAAAGTCAATAAAACTCAAAGACAATTACTCGCCCGTCACGCAGGTGCGGCACGTTTTGCCTGGAATTGGGGATTAGGATTAACCAGGCAAATATTAGACCACAATCGGCTAAATCCAGAGGATAAAATCAAATTTCCTGGTAAATATGATTTAGATAAATGGTTCGTCGCCTTAGTTAAGCCTGACAATCTTTGGCTATACGAAATTAGTTCTATATGCGTCGGAAGTGCTTTGTCTCATTTAAGAGACGCTTGGGGAAGATGCTTCAACAAAATCTCTAAACCTCCTAGATTTAAAAAGAAGGGCAGAAATGATTCTTTCACTTTGCGCCAGTCAATTTATGTTGAGCATTTTCGGATCAAAGTCCCTAAAATCGGCTGGTTAAAAACCTATGAAAGACTGCCCCAAGGAGCTAACCCTAAATCCGTTACTATCTCCCGCAAAGCTGACCGATGGTTCATTAGTTTCAACATCGAAGTTGAGCCAAAAATTACCCCTAAAACATCCAAAATAGTAGGTGTGGATTTAGGAATCTCGGCTCTTGCTACTCTGTCAACTGGGCAAAAATTTGATAACCCTAGACCTTACCAAAAACACCAGAAAAAATTGTCTAGAATGCAGTGGCTAAACCGCCGCAAGAAAATCGGCTCTATTCAGTGGAAAAGGGCACAGTTGAAGATAGCGAGACTTCATTTAAAGATAGGCAACATTAGAAAAGATACCTTACACAAGGCTACTAGCTACCTAAGCAAGAACCACGCGGCAGTAGTGATAGAAGACCTAAATGTAAAAGGGATGTTGGCTAATCGTAAACTGTCCAAAGCTATAGCTGATTCAGGGTTTTACGAGTTTCGGCGGCAACTTCAGTACAAATGTGAGTTATACGGCTCACAATTAGTAGTAGTTGATCGCTTTTTCCCCAGTTCTAAAACTTGCTCTCATTGTGGCGAAATCAAAGAAGATTTAACCTTAAAAGACCGTTGGTTTACCTGCCCGGACTGCGGCTTTTTCTTTGACCGAGATTGGAACGCGGCAATTAATTTGATGAAGGCGGGAGGATCTCTCGTGTCAGCCCCTGGAGTGGTGAGTGCCGACACCACCACGTTGAAAGGCTAG
- a CDS encoding helix-turn-helix transcriptional regulator: protein MNDEFAKKMLKLREKAGLTQRQVANELGVTDQTVSNWETGQRKPRLSSTQWLKLCQLFQCSLEDLAE, encoded by the coding sequence ATGAATGATGAATTTGCAAAAAAAATGTTAAAACTTAGAGAAAAAGCGGGATTAACCCAAAGACAAGTTGCTAACGAGCTTGGAGTCACAGATCAAACGGTAAGCAATTGGGAAACGGGGCAGCGTAAGCCTCGATTGTCTTCGACTCAGTGGTTAAAACTATGTCAACTTTTTCAATGCTCTTTAGAAGATTTAGCGGAATAA
- a CDS encoding AAA-like domain-containing protein, which yields MQRLRITLKQQPELATALTNIISTPNPAQLEPTLTYKLSSLGLIKLLGNKASPSCELYRLYFQNFEGIAQSNSD from the coding sequence TTGCAACGACTTAGGATAACATTAAAACAACAACCAGAATTAGCAACAGCACTGACTAATATTATAAGTACGCCAAATCCTGCTCAACTGGAGCCTACTTTAACGTACAAGTTAAGCAGTCTAGGATTGATTAAGCTGTTGGGTAATAAAGCTAGTCCAAGCTGTGAGTTATATCGGCTGTATTTTCAAAATTTTGAAGGTATTGCTCAATCCAACTCGGATTAA
- a CDS encoding AAA family ATPase — MTFTDYQLINKIYESSNSLVYRAILNPNSQPVILKILKEDYPTPTELTRYKQEYEITRSLSIEGVIKAYNLQKYKNTLAMFLEDFGGQSLDILIKSKHFSLSEFLTIAIKICQILAEIHSANIIHKDINPSNIVINSETGQLKIIDFGISTAFTREKFTIKNPHVLEGTLAYISPEQTGRMNRFLDYRTDFYALGVTFYQLLTGQLPFETNDALELVHCHIARQPVSPAQIKPKLPKPVSDIVMKLLSKTAEERYQSAWGIRADLEECLAQLQTQANISKFPLARQDIADKLQISQKLYGREQEIKTLLAAFERVATGEKENQEISLSLKQNQKSKIELMLVAGYSGIGKSVLIKELYKPITQQQGYFISGKFDQFQRNIPYSAIVQAFRALIQQLLTESETDIAQWKEKLLAAFGVNGQVIIDVIPELVEIVGPQPPLQQLEPAEAQNRFNLVFQKFVDVFCQKEHPLVVFLDDLQWADSASLKLIELMVTGKQIGYLLVIGAYRDNEVNLNHPLILTVERLRKKGAIINQIILTPLKFESLTQLIADTLHHERETVKPLAERVNSKTSGNPFFVNEFLKTIYQEKLLVFEQKQKIWQWDIAHIKTLGITDNVVELMLAKMRKLAPATQQVLRLSACIGNSFDLDTLSIIYEKTTTESFSDLLPAIQEGLIQPTSALEMSSDEVLDSSLVVKNYKFLHDRVQQAAYSLIDNVQKKEVHLRIGRLLLQRISEENLENKIFTLVDHFNKGRELLSETTEKFDLAQLNLKAGKRAKEATAYAAARDYFQIAREEFSETIWSDHYDISLDIHKELAELEYLNGNFESSKLLIDESIRKAKSVIDSTIFYYLLIVQYTLLGKYSEAIEIGKNALKLLGIDLPEKDFKTVLKAEINEVEKSLEGREISSLYDNREMEIPEKREALKLLTKMASTAWIVNPELMYIMAVKQVNLNIKYGHTPLSAIGYSFFTVIHSHILHQYQRGYEFGVLSVRLAEHFKDLSIKVYVNQLYANMSLPWVKHIKICQNINENIFEIGLQSGELQNLGYAKCYNFFNLIYQGINLSFLFKELNRVLEYVLETQNQICIDCAWGFKLTLSNLLGLTQTKWDFNIKDLKESQYLQNSQKGAICWFYIFKNQALYLYEQPAELSYFEQVEELVNYLPGTLSVAMNNFYYSMTLAELYPQASEKEKKKYWEKLKANQKWMQIWSDNCPDNFLHQYLLIAAEMARISGQWQEAMDLYDRAIEAAREYEYIQNEALANELAAKFWLAKNKEEFAQLYLKKAHQCYQIWGAKRKVEQLEEKYPQWLTSSSSKFKSFSVNTLTTTSRNSTEVLDLATVMKVSQAISSEIALDKLLKKLMKTLIENAGAQKGFLILQKESKWAIEAMGAVDSDHFAILQSIPVNFLDSTTQTPILSTAVINYVIHTKENVLLNDAVNEERFPRDSYIVAVHPKSILCIPLLNQGKLNGILYLENNLTTGVFTADRVQFLNILSAQAAISIDNSRLYHTLEERVEERTKELSQTLEVLKATQAELLFENELLRNTEQTSSFDYQVGGSLPMDAPTYVVRSADRYLYKALKRGEFCYVLNPRQMGKSSLMVRMINHLQHEGIYCAAIDLTRIGSENVTCDQWYKGVAFELGRRFNLLKKVNLKTWWKEREDFSSIQKLNQFIEEILLEEVGVEKDVSSKQIVIFIDEIDSILNLNFSVNDFFALIRSCYNQRSLNQEYQRLTWAFFGVATPSDLMTNIQKTPFNIGQAIQLEGFKEHEAQPLLQGLVQKVNNPQTVLKEVLAWTNGQPFLTQKLCKFICSSSSLIPANGEAEWLENLVRTNIIENWESTDEPEHLKTIRDRLLNSQRSTELLKLYKQILHHGEIIALNSPEEKELLLSGLVVKQEGFLRVNNRIYELIFNPSWIEQYLQNFENTADITHSLD; from the coding sequence ATGACTTTTACTGATTACCAACTTATCAATAAAATTTATGAAAGCTCTAACTCCTTAGTTTATCGAGCTATTCTCAATCCGAATAGCCAACCCGTGATCTTAAAAATTCTTAAAGAAGATTATCCCACTCCTACAGAATTGACGAGATATAAACAAGAATATGAAATTACTCGTTCCTTAAGCATTGAGGGAGTAATTAAAGCTTACAATCTCCAGAAATATAAAAATACCTTGGCTATGTTTTTAGAGGATTTTGGGGGGCAGTCTTTAGATATATTAATCAAGTCGAAGCATTTTTCCCTCTCAGAGTTTTTGACTATAGCCATTAAAATTTGTCAGATTTTAGCAGAAATTCACAGTGCTAATATTATTCATAAAGATATCAATCCATCTAATATAGTTATCAATTCTGAAACCGGTCAGCTAAAAATCATTGATTTTGGAATTTCTACAGCCTTTACTCGGGAAAAGTTTACCATCAAAAATCCTCATGTTCTTGAAGGAACCTTAGCCTATATATCCCCTGAGCAAACTGGCAGGATGAACCGTTTCCTTGACTACAGAACGGATTTTTATGCTCTTGGTGTAACATTTTATCAATTGCTGACGGGTCAACTTCCTTTTGAAACAAACGATGCTTTAGAATTAGTCCATTGTCATATCGCTAGACAACCAGTTTCTCCCGCTCAAATAAAACCAAAGCTCCCTAAACCCGTTTCAGATATTGTGATGAAGCTTTTGTCCAAAACAGCAGAGGAACGGTATCAAAGTGCTTGGGGAATCAGAGCAGATTTAGAAGAATGCCTGGCTCAACTACAAACTCAAGCTAATATCTCAAAATTTCCCCTCGCTCGTCAAGATATTGCTGATAAGTTGCAAATTAGCCAAAAACTATATGGTAGAGAACAGGAAATTAAAACCTTACTAGCGGCATTTGAGCGAGTTGCCACAGGAGAAAAAGAAAACCAAGAAATCTCTCTATCTTTAAAGCAAAATCAGAAATCAAAAATTGAACTGATGCTAGTTGCTGGCTATTCGGGGATCGGTAAATCTGTACTTATTAAAGAACTTTATAAGCCCATCACTCAGCAACAAGGTTATTTTATCTCAGGGAAATTCGATCAGTTTCAGCGCAATATTCCCTATTCGGCTATAGTTCAAGCATTCCGCGCTCTGATACAGCAATTATTAACAGAAAGTGAAACCGATATAGCACAGTGGAAAGAAAAACTATTAGCCGCTTTCGGAGTAAATGGCCAAGTTATTATTGATGTTATTCCTGAATTAGTAGAGATAGTCGGGCCTCAACCTCCTTTACAACAGCTAGAACCAGCCGAGGCACAAAATCGTTTTAATTTGGTATTTCAAAAATTTGTTGATGTTTTTTGTCAAAAAGAACATCCTTTAGTCGTATTTTTAGACGATCTCCAGTGGGCAGACTCAGCAAGTTTAAAACTAATTGAGTTGATGGTGACTGGCAAACAGATAGGATATCTGCTAGTAATTGGAGCTTATCGAGATAATGAAGTTAATCTGAATCATCCTTTAATCTTAACAGTAGAGCGGCTTCGGAAGAAGGGGGCAATTATCAACCAAATTATTTTAACTCCTCTGAAATTTGAATCTCTCACTCAATTAATTGCTGATACCCTTCATCACGAAAGAGAGACGGTCAAACCTTTAGCAGAACGGGTAAACAGTAAAACTTCTGGGAATCCTTTTTTTGTCAACGAATTTCTTAAAACAATCTACCAAGAAAAACTCCTCGTCTTCGAGCAGAAACAGAAAATTTGGCAATGGGATATAGCTCATATTAAAACTTTAGGCATTACGGACAATGTAGTAGAGTTGATGCTGGCTAAAATGAGGAAATTAGCCCCTGCTACTCAGCAAGTTTTGCGCTTGTCAGCTTGTATTGGAAATAGTTTTGATTTGGATACTCTTTCAATTATTTATGAAAAAACTACGACAGAATCTTTCTCTGACCTCTTACCTGCTATTCAAGAAGGATTAATACAACCCACCTCAGCACTTGAGATGAGTTCAGACGAAGTACTCGATTCATCATTAGTTGTTAAGAATTATAAATTTCTTCATGACCGAGTTCAACAGGCTGCCTATTCATTGATTGATAATGTTCAAAAAAAAGAAGTTCATCTTAGAATTGGTAGATTATTACTACAGAGGATTAGTGAAGAAAATTTAGAAAATAAAATTTTTACGCTAGTGGATCACTTTAATAAAGGTCGAGAATTGCTCTCTGAAACTACTGAAAAATTTGACCTAGCTCAATTGAACTTAAAAGCGGGTAAAAGAGCAAAAGAAGCAACGGCTTATGCAGCGGCCAGGGATTACTTCCAAATTGCTAGAGAAGAATTTTCTGAAACCATCTGGTCTGATCATTATGATATTTCTTTAGACATTCATAAAGAATTGGCGGAGCTTGAGTATCTAAATGGAAATTTTGAGAGTTCTAAATTATTAATTGATGAATCTATAAGAAAAGCCAAATCAGTCATTGACAGCACAATTTTTTACTATTTATTAATCGTACAATATACCTTATTGGGAAAATATTCAGAAGCCATTGAAATAGGAAAAAATGCTTTAAAACTTTTAGGAATCGATTTGCCAGAAAAAGACTTTAAAACTGTACTTAAAGCAGAAATTAATGAAGTTGAAAAAAGCTTAGAAGGAAGAGAAATTAGCTCGCTATACGACAATCGAGAGATGGAAATACCTGAAAAACGAGAAGCTTTAAAATTGTTAACAAAAATGGCATCGACGGCTTGGATCGTAAATCCAGAACTGATGTATATTATGGCAGTCAAACAGGTTAACCTTAATATTAAGTACGGCCACACTCCACTATCTGCTATCGGCTACAGCTTTTTTACAGTGATTCACAGTCATATATTACATCAATATCAAAGAGGCTATGAATTTGGAGTTTTAAGCGTGAGACTAGCAGAACATTTTAAGGACTTATCTATTAAAGTGTATGTTAATCAATTATATGCTAATATGTCATTACCTTGGGTAAAACATATCAAAATATGTCAAAATATTAACGAAAATATCTTTGAAATAGGTTTACAATCAGGAGAATTACAAAATCTGGGGTATGCCAAGTGTTATAACTTTTTTAATTTAATTTATCAGGGAATAAATTTAAGTTTTCTTTTCAAAGAATTAAACCGAGTATTAGAATATGTTTTAGAAACTCAAAATCAAATTTGTATTGATTGCGCCTGGGGCTTTAAGCTGACCCTTTCCAACCTTTTAGGCTTGACACAAACAAAATGGGATTTTAATATTAAAGATTTAAAAGAATCACAGTATTTGCAAAATAGCCAAAAGGGAGCAATTTGTTGGTTTTATATATTTAAAAACCAAGCCCTTTATTTATACGAACAACCGGCTGAATTAAGCTATTTTGAGCAAGTTGAAGAGCTAGTTAATTATCTTCCCGGTACTCTCTCTGTAGCGATGAATAATTTTTATTACTCCATGACTTTAGCTGAATTATATCCTCAAGCTTCGGAAAAAGAGAAAAAGAAATATTGGGAAAAGTTAAAAGCTAATCAAAAGTGGATGCAAATTTGGTCGGATAATTGCCCTGATAATTTTCTTCATCAATACCTTTTAATAGCCGCAGAAATGGCACGAATTTCCGGTCAATGGCAAGAAGCAATGGACTTATACGACAGGGCTATTGAAGCAGCCAGAGAATATGAATATATCCAAAATGAAGCATTAGCCAACGAACTCGCGGCTAAATTTTGGTTGGCTAAAAATAAAGAAGAATTTGCCCAACTTTATCTTAAAAAAGCACACCAGTGCTATCAGATTTGGGGAGCAAAACGTAAAGTTGAGCAATTAGAGGAAAAATATCCTCAGTGGCTTACTTCAAGCTCATCTAAATTTAAAAGCTTTTCAGTAAATACTTTAACAACAACTTCTAGAAACTCAACTGAAGTGCTAGATTTAGCCACAGTTATGAAAGTATCCCAGGCTATTTCTAGTGAGATAGCCTTAGATAAGTTATTAAAAAAATTAATGAAAACTTTGATTGAGAATGCAGGCGCTCAAAAAGGTTTTTTGATTCTTCAGAAAGAAAGTAAATGGGCTATCGAAGCAATGGGAGCAGTAGATTCAGATCATTTTGCCATATTACAATCGATTCCTGTAAACTTTTTAGATTCTACGACTCAAACTCCCATTCTCTCAACTGCCGTCATCAACTATGTCATCCACACTAAAGAAAATGTACTTTTAAATGACGCTGTCAATGAGGAACGATTTCCCCGTGACTCCTATATTGTTGCCGTTCATCCCAAATCAATTCTTTGCATTCCCTTATTGAATCAAGGGAAACTAAACGGCATTTTATATTTAGAAAATAATCTTACAACCGGAGTATTTACGGCAGATCGTGTCCAATTTTTAAATATACTTTCTGCTCAAGCCGCTATTTCTATTGACAACTCAAGGCTTTACCACACCCTAGAAGAAAGAGTAGAAGAACGCACCAAAGAACTCTCCCAAACTTTAGAAGTTCTTAAAGCTACCCAAGCTGAACTCCTCTTTGAAAACGAGCTACTTAGAAATACCGAACAAACCTCCTCTTTTGACTACCAAGTTGGAGGAAGTTTACCGATGGATGCTCCCACTTATGTAGTTCGTTCCGCAGACCGTTATTTGTACAAAGCGTTAAAGCGTGGGGAATTTTGCTATGTCCTTAATCCCCGACAGATGGGCAAATCAAGCCTCATGGTACGTATGATCAACCACCTCCAGCACGAGGGGATTTATTGTGCCGCGATCGATCTGACCCGCATTGGGAGTGAAAACGTTACTTGCGATCAGTGGTATAAAGGAGTGGCTTTCGAGCTAGGGCGACGTTTTAATTTGCTTAAAAAAGTTAATTTAAAAACTTGGTGGAAAGAGCGAGAGGATTTTTCTTCTATTCAGAAGTTAAATCAATTTATTGAAGAAATTTTGCTAGAGGAAGTTGGCGTAGAAAAGGATGTTTCCTCAAAACAAATCGTTATTTTTATTGATGAAATTGATAGCATTTTAAATTTGAATTTTTCAGTAAACGACTTTTTTGCCCTGATTCGCTCCTGTTATAACCAACGTAGTCTCAATCAAGAGTATCAGCGTTTAACGTGGGCTTTCTTTGGTGTCGCCACACCCTCAGATTTAATGACTAACATCCAGAAAACTCCTTTTAACATTGGTCAAGCTATTCAACTCGAAGGCTTTAAAGAGCATGAAGCTCAACCTTTGCTGCAAGGATTGGTTCAGAAAGTAAATAACCCACAAACGGTACTTAAAGAAGTTTTAGCTTGGACGAACGGACAGCCTTTTCTTACCCAAAAGCTTTGTAAGTTTATCTGTAGTTCTTCTTCGCTTATACCCGCTAATGGTGAAGCCGAGTGGCTTGAAAATTTGGTGCGAACGAATATAATAGAGAACTGGGAATCAACCGATGAGCCAGAGCATTTAAAAACAATACGCGATCGCCTTCTCAACAGTCAACGATCTACTGAGTTACTCAAACTTTACAAGCAAATTCTGCATCACGGAGAAATTATTGCTCTTAACAGCCCAGAGGAAAAAGAGTTGCTTTTATCAGGATTAGTCGTTAAACAAGAAGGCTTTTTAAGAGTTAATAATCGTATTTATGAATTAATTTTTAATCCGAGTTGGATTGAGCAATACCTTCAAAATTTTGAAAATACAGCCGATATAACTCACAGCTTGGACTAG
- a CDS encoding TOMM precursor leader peptide-binding protein, protein MLNKPSLRVSLKFETTEQDKILLLSERASSLLEGHLYQLIIPLIDGHRTVDEIIQLVQNNSPNPIPSSYVYYILMDLEKKGYIVENQDYFLSNWAVFCDGLNLNLREVQNKLEATKVAVKSIGSVPASALISILQTLQIAVSNDENGELEVILADDYLCNELDIINQQKIKHSRPWMLIKPLETLLWIGPIFQPGKTGCWECLAQRIRGNKPIESFLQKRQKTSSMPPLASLPSTEQIALNIAATEIFKWIVRGRNEGLEGRLLTYDTFSLNTKHHVLTKRPQCPCCGDPSLMTKPLSIILGSRQKTFTTDGGHRHCPPEETLKKYQHHISPLTGVIRNLKKISLNSKDFTHIYRVEHHYATMFDSFDDLRKNLGGISSGKGKTDLQAQVSGLGEGIERYSGVFQGDEPREKKSYQQLRDKAIHPNACMNFSPEQYKNWEAWNATHPSYCEKIPYPFDEGRSIDWTPVWSLTHQEFRYLPTAYCYFGYPKPPKPDCWADSNGCAAGNTLEEAILQGFMELVERDCVALWWYNRIKKPEVNLESFEEPYFQNLKHYYQILKRDLWVLDITSDFNIPAFAAISRRIDQEIEDIIYGFGAHLEPKIAISRALTEVNQNLMNVGTANADGSTRYPVYSEPLALNWWKTATIKNQPYLAPDPQLKAKTWRDYPQVWSNDLLDDVRTCQQLVEAKGMEMLVLDQTRPDIGLKVVKVIVPGMCHFWRRLGSDRLYRVPVQVGWLKEASTENQLNFWSIWI, encoded by the coding sequence GTGCTTAATAAGCCGAGTTTGAGGGTTAGTTTAAAATTTGAAACAACTGAACAAGATAAAATTTTGCTTTTATCTGAGAGAGCTTCGAGTTTACTTGAAGGCCACCTCTATCAGTTAATAATTCCCTTAATTGATGGTCACCGTACAGTTGACGAAATTATTCAACTCGTGCAAAATAATTCGCCCAATCCCATCCCTAGTAGCTATGTTTACTATATCCTAATGGATTTAGAAAAAAAAGGCTACATTGTCGAGAATCAAGATTATTTTTTATCCAATTGGGCAGTTTTTTGCGATGGTTTAAACTTAAATTTAAGGGAAGTTCAAAACAAATTAGAAGCCACAAAGGTAGCAGTTAAATCTATTGGCTCTGTTCCTGCATCAGCGCTAATTTCTATCCTTCAAACCTTACAGATAGCCGTTTCGAACGATGAGAATGGAGAGCTAGAAGTTATCTTAGCCGATGACTACCTCTGTAACGAGCTTGATATCATTAATCAGCAAAAGATTAAACATTCACGCCCTTGGATGTTGATTAAGCCACTAGAAACCCTTCTTTGGATAGGGCCGATATTTCAGCCAGGAAAAACCGGCTGTTGGGAATGTCTGGCCCAACGAATTAGAGGAAATAAACCCATTGAAAGCTTTCTCCAGAAGCGGCAAAAAACTTCTTCAATGCCCCCGTTAGCTTCTCTCCCTTCAACCGAGCAGATAGCCTTGAATATAGCAGCCACCGAAATTTTCAAGTGGATTGTTCGAGGAAGAAACGAAGGGTTAGAAGGGAGACTACTGACCTATGACACTTTCTCTCTAAACACTAAACACCACGTCCTGACCAAGCGCCCTCAGTGTCCCTGCTGCGGAGATCCTTCCTTAATGACAAAACCTCTGTCTATTATCTTAGGAAGCCGGCAAAAAACTTTTACTACAGATGGTGGACATCGTCATTGTCCCCCAGAAGAAACCCTCAAAAAATATCAACACCATATTAGTCCCCTGACTGGAGTAATCCGAAATTTAAAAAAAATATCCCTTAACTCGAAGGATTTTACTCACATTTATAGGGTAGAACACCATTATGCTACAATGTTTGATAGTTTTGACGACTTACGGAAAAATTTAGGCGGGATAAGTTCTGGTAAGGGAAAAACAGACTTGCAAGCGCAGGTAAGTGGACTAGGCGAAGGGATAGAGCGATATTCTGGCGTTTTTCAAGGAGACGAACCCAGAGAAAAGAAAAGTTACCAACAATTGCGGGATAAAGCCATTCACCCCAATGCCTGTATGAACTTCAGTCCAGAACAATATAAAAACTGGGAAGCGTGGAATGCTACTCATCCGAGTTACTGTGAAAAGATTCCCTATCCCTTTGATGAAGGGAGAAGCATTGATTGGACTCCCGTTTGGTCTTTAACCCATCAAGAATTTAGATATTTACCCACAGCTTATTGCTATTTCGGGTATCCCAAACCCCCTAAACCTGATTGCTGGGCAGACTCCAACGGCTGTGCGGCTGGCAATACCTTAGAAGAAGCTATCCTACAAGGTTTCATGGAATTAGTTGAGCGCGATTGTGTAGCCTTATGGTGGTATAATCGCATTAAAAAACCAGAAGTAAATTTAGAGAGCTTTGAAGAACCCTATTTTCAAAACTTAAAACACTATTACCAGATTCTCAAGCGTGACCTTTGGGTTTTAGACATTACCAGCGATTTTAACATACCTGCTTTCGCTGCTATCAGCCGCAGAATAGATCAAGAGATAGAAGATATTATATATGGTTTCGGAGCGCATTTAGAGCCAAAAATAGCCATTAGCAGGGCTTTAACTGAAGTCAACCAAAACTTGATGAACGTAGGAACGGCTAATGCAGATGGTAGCACCCGATACCCCGTCTACAGTGAACCTTTGGCCTTGAACTGGTGGAAAACTGCAACCATTAAAAATCAACCCTATTTAGCTCCAGACCCGCAATTAAAAGCCAAAACATGGAGAGACTATCCTCAAGTTTGGAGTAATGACTTGCTCGATGATGTTAGAACTTGTCAACAATTGGTCGAAGCTAAGGGTATGGAAATGCTGGTATTGGATCAGACTCGCCCAGACATTGGCTTAAAAGTCGTTAAAGTAATAGTTCCCGGTATGTGCCACTTTTGGAGAAGATTGGGTTCAGACAGACTTTATAGAGTTCCAGTCCAAGTAGGTTGGTTAAAAGAAGCCTCGACAGAAAATCAATTAAATTTCTGGTCTATCTGGATCTAA